The Klebsiella aerogenes KCTC 2190 region CGCGCCGTAGCCGGCTTTTTCCACCGCCTGCACTAATTCTGCGGCGGACGCACTGCCCATCACCAGCGCCGTGCGTTCCGCCAGGTTTACCCGCGCCTGTGAGACTCCCGGCACCGCGGCAAGCGCGTTTTGTACCCGGGAAACGCAGCTGGCGCAGCTCATGCCGTTGATCAGCAGCTGTTGACTGTCATCCTCGTCATGGGCTGCCGGAAGCTCAGGAGTGGCCGCTGTCAGTGCTTCCGACGGGATTGATGATTCTGCCAGCGGTTTAGCCTTTGGGTGGCTGAGCTCCGCGCCGTATCCGGCTTGTTTGATGGTCTCAATCAGGGCTTCAGCGCTGGCGCTACCCGTGACGTGGGCTTCGGTAACGGTTACATCAGCCTGTTCAACGTCGGGACGTTGTTCGAGGCTCTCTTTCACGCGTTTAACGCAGTGGCCGCAGGAGAGGCCATCAAGCGTCAGGTCGATAGTGTTAGACATAAAAAACTCCTGAATAATTTCCGGTTAATGATTGACCGAACACACTCTTTCATCGAGTATTAAGAAGGTTAAACCTTCCAGCAAGGGGAAGGTCAAGGGGGAAAAATGAATATTAGCGATGTGGCGAAAAAAACCGGTTTAACCAGCAAAGCGATTCGTTTTTACGAAGAGAAAGGGCTGGTGACGGCGCCGCTGCGCAGCGATAACGGCTACCGTACCTACACTCAGAAGCACCTTGATGAACTGACGCTGCTGCGTCAGGCGCGGCAGGTGGGATTTAACCTGGAAGAGTGCCGCGAGCTGGTGACGTTATTCAACGATCCGTCGCGGCACAGCGCCGATGTGAAAAAACGAACGCTGGAGAAAGTCGCGGATATTGAGAACCATATCCGCGAGTTGCAAAACATGCGTGCGCATTTGCTGGCGCTGGCGGACGCCTGCCCCGGCGATGAGAGCGCGGATTGCCCGATAATTGATAACCTCTCCGGCTGTTGTCACCGCAAAGCGCAGGCTTAGCGGACGGCGGCTCTTACCCGCAAGGTAATC contains the following coding sequences:
- the cueR gene encoding Cu(I)-responsive transcriptional regulator; protein product: MNISDVAKKTGLTSKAIRFYEEKGLVTAPLRSDNGYRTYTQKHLDELTLLRQARQVGFNLEECRELVTLFNDPSRHSADVKKRTLEKVADIENHIRELQNMRAHLLALADACPGDESADCPIIDNLSGCCHRKAQA